In Magnetospirillum sp. XM-1, a single window of DNA contains:
- the dnaB gene encoding replicative DNA helicase, which produces MTHQASWSPADTALRTPPHNYEAEQALLGALLLNSAVLDKVAEIVAPEHFADPAHGRIYAAIRDLSDQGQKPNPVTLKSYFERDSGLADIGGTVYLAQLANSVISTINADDYAKLVRDMADRRAIIEACMSAMGEAYDPRWEVPAKAIVEQLEGSLTDLAADASLGGKPESVSTILPRVVSTVEAVYKGERSLLGLPSGFDRLDKLISGLQPGCLYLLGGRPSMGKSVLGENIARNASALATEAGGGMVMIFSLEMTKEELGQRAMAAATEIPFHAIRNGRVTAQQMEALCLAGQDLGRLPVIIDDTPGLTVAAIRARARRVKRKNGLKLVVVDHLHLVSGNGGENRNVELATISKALKGLAKELEVPVLLLAQLNRSVEQREDKRPQLADLRESGAIEQDADVVMFVFREQYYLERAEPHRRADESDDKFNDRFSRWQHRCEEVWNTGEVIVAKQRNGPVGTVRLAFHGQYCRFANLDHDTGEDGNG; this is translated from the coding sequence ATGACCCATCAGGCGTCGTGGTCGCCGGCCGACACCGCACTGCGGACACCGCCCCATAATTATGAGGCGGAGCAGGCCCTGCTCGGCGCGCTGCTGCTGAATTCGGCCGTGCTGGACAAGGTGGCGGAGATCGTCGCGCCCGAGCACTTCGCCGACCCCGCCCACGGCCGCATCTATGCCGCCATCCGCGACCTGTCCGATCAGGGCCAGAAGCCGAACCCGGTCACGCTCAAGTCCTACTTCGAGCGTGATTCGGGGTTGGCCGACATCGGCGGCACCGTCTACCTCGCCCAGTTGGCCAATAGCGTGATCAGCACCATCAATGCCGACGATTACGCCAAGCTGGTGCGCGACATGGCCGACCGCCGCGCCATCATCGAGGCGTGCATGTCCGCCATGGGAGAAGCCTACGACCCGCGCTGGGAAGTTCCGGCCAAGGCCATCGTCGAGCAGTTGGAGGGCAGCCTCACCGATCTGGCAGCCGACGCCTCGCTCGGCGGCAAGCCCGAGTCGGTGTCCACCATCCTGCCGCGCGTGGTGAGCACGGTGGAGGCCGTTTACAAGGGCGAGCGGTCGCTGCTCGGCCTGCCTTCCGGGTTCGACCGCCTGGACAAGCTGATCTCGGGCCTGCAGCCCGGCTGCCTGTACCTGCTGGGAGGACGCCCGAGCATGGGCAAGAGCGTGCTGGGCGAGAACATCGCCCGCAACGCCTCGGCGCTCGCCACCGAGGCCGGCGGCGGCATGGTGATGATCTTCTCCCTGGAAATGACCAAGGAGGAACTCGGCCAGCGCGCCATGGCCGCCGCCACCGAGATTCCATTCCACGCCATCCGCAACGGCCGCGTCACCGCCCAGCAGATGGAGGCCCTGTGCCTGGCGGGCCAGGATCTCGGCCGGCTGCCCGTGATCATCGACGACACGCCCGGCCTCACCGTCGCGGCGATCCGCGCCCGCGCGCGGCGGGTCAAGCGCAAGAACGGCCTCAAGCTGGTGGTGGTCGACCACCTACACCTCGTGTCCGGCAACGGCGGCGAGAACCGCAATGTCGAACTGGCCACCATCTCGAAGGCACTCAAGGGTCTGGCAAAGGAGTTGGAGGTGCCGGTCCTGCTGCTGGCCCAGTTGAACCGCAGCGTCGAGCAGCGCGAGGACAAGCGCCCGCAGTTGGCCGACCTGCGCGAATCGGGGGCCATCGAGCAGGATGCCGACGTGGTGATGTTCGTGTTCCGCGAGCAGTACTACCTGGAGCGCGCCGAGCCGCACCGACGCGCCGACGAATCCGACGACAAGTTCAATGACCGTTTCAGCCGCTGGCAGCACCGCTGCGAGGAGGTCTGGAACACGGGCGAGGTGATCGTCGCCAAGCAGCGCAATGGTCCCGTGGGGACCGTCCGGCTGGCCTTCCATGGCCAGTATTGCCGCTTCGCAAACCTCGACCATGACACAGGGGAGGATGGCAATGGATGA